CGCTCGCCGACAAAGCCGCTGGGCAGCGTGACCGTGCGGCGATACCAGAGCAGCTCGTCTGGCTGCAGCATCCGCTCCACCTCCGACAGCGGAGTCTCGGGCGAGAACGGCACGATGATCTCGCCGGCCCACTGCGACGGCGGTGTGCTCGGGTCGGCAACGGCAACCGGGTCGGATGCTGCGGCAGCATCCTGTGTTGCTGAGTGCCCAGGGGTGAACACATACTGCCACCGGCCGTTGAGATTCACGTAGCTGTCGCGCACCAGCTGTGGCCGCGGGTACTCGGCCAGCGGGTTGTCGGGGTCGAGCGTCTCGCCCCAAGGGGTGAGGAGGGTCATGCATCCACCTTGTCAGGGTTGCGTTCGCGGCGCGTCAGCAGCGCCACCGGAATCACGACGAACACCGCCACCGCGGCCGCCGCGACGAAGATCCAGGGAGTCGGCACCTGCTTGACGACGCCGAGGTCAACGTATGTCTCGTTGGCGCCGGTGATGACGGCGGCACCGATGAACGGCCCGGCGACCATCGGAATGAGCACCGCCGCAATCATGCGGAGCCCTTGCACCATGCCGACGCGGTCGGACGGCGTGTGATCGCGCACAGTTGCCGAGATAGCGGCGACCGTCACCATGAAGCCGCCCATCATCAACGTGCCGAAGACGATGATCAGCATCATGTCGCGCACGACGAACATGCCGACGAGCCCCACGACCATGAGCGCCGTTGCCGGAACGATCGCTCGGCGTTTGCCGACGCGGTCGATGACGCGGCCGCCAAGCACGCTGATCACCGCGGCGAGCGTCAGCACGCTGCCGAGAATGAGCGCGTAGCCGTCGATGCGCAGGTACCGCTGCAGGTAGATGATGAGGTACGGAATGAACACTTGCGTCGACGTGCCGATGATCGCCCACGCCACGAGCGTGAGGTAGAGCCGCGGGTTCGCGTGGATGGTGCTCTGTCGCAGGCCGTGCAGTGTGGCGGCGAAGTACCCGTCAGTTGTGGTCTGGATGCTGTCGGAATCACGCACGAGAAACCATGCGGCGACGCCGATCACGGCGGTGAGCAGGCCGATGATGCCGAAGAAGAGCGTCCACTCGCCGGCCTGCGTGAGCGGGTCGAGCGCGCCAAAGATCAGCAGCATCGCCATGAGCGGCATGATCGCGAGCACTCCGTCGACGCGGCCGCGGTTGGCCGGAACGGTGGCCTCCGTCACCCAGGCGTTGAACGCTGCATCGTTGGCGCCGGAGCCGAAGAACGACATGATGCAGTCGAGCACCACGATCGCGATGATGGCGAGCACTACCGCGTTCGCGGCAGGCTGGGCGCCGGGCGCGGCATTCGGCTGGACGAATCCGAAGGCGGCGGTGGAGAGCCCCCACAGCACGTAGCCGAAGGCGATGAACGGGCGCCTGCGGCGGGCACGATCGGATGCTGCTCCGATGAGCATTGTCGCCGCCGTCGCCGTGATGGCGCTCAACGCCACCAGCAGTGCGATGACGTTGGGGTCGTCGGTAATCGTGTTGTAGACGAACACGTTGAGGTACATGTTCTCGACGGTCCAGGCGAGCTGGCCGACGAGCCCGACGATGACGAGCGCTGTCCAGGTGCGTCCGCCGAGCGCGGGCGGCTTTTGCCGCGACGGGGGAGTGCGCGGGGTGGCGCGAGAGGGCGTGGACATCGACTCCTTGACGATTCGGGTACTTCGAATCGTAGCCTGACCCATTGCATCGTGGTAATCGCGGCGTCGCGTGTACCCTGAACCGTGCGTACCGACGTCAGCGTTTGCGGGTTTTGAGTACGTGTGAGGCTGAGCGTCAGTCCGCGAGGAAGTCGCGCAGAACCCGCGCGTGATTGACAGTGGTGTCTTTCGCCGCGTACACGAGCGTCACCGTCTTATGCTCGGCCACGATGTCGCGCAGCTTGGCGACCTCATCGTTCTCGTCGAGTTCACTGCGGTAGCGCTTCTCGAACTCATCCATTCGGTCGGCGTCATGGTTCCACCACGTGCGCAGATCCGGGCTCGGCGCAACGTTTTTCAGCCATTCGTCGAGTTCAGCGGCTTCCTTCTTGACACCGCGCGGCCACAGGCGATCCACAAGCACTCGAAAGCCGTCTGCCTTCGCGGCATCGTCGTACACACGCTTGATCTGCACTCCCATAATCCGGATTCTACGCCGCGGGTTCGTCGCCGAGAGAACACAAAAGCCCGGGCACCGATTGAACGGTGCCCGGGCCGTGTTGTGTGACGCAGCGCTACTCGGCTGGCGTCTCCTCGGATCCTGAGCCGCCTGATTGGGCTGCAGCATCCTGAATCGCCTTCGCTAGCGCCGAGGTGTCGTCGATTCCGCCTTGGTACTGAACCCCGTTTATGACAACTGTCGGCGTTCCCGTGACTGCTGCCGGGGTGTCGAGATATGAGTAGTCGCTGCCGCCCATGGCTCGATCCGTCGCTTCGGCAACCCAGTCAGAGTACGTCTCGTTGTCGATGGCCTTCTTGACGTTCTCATCGGTCACACCTGCCGACTGCAAAATTGACCAGATTTCGTCGTCGGTGAGGCCCTCGGAGTTTTCGGCGGGTTGGCTGGTGAACATCGCAGTGTTAGCGGCGAGAAAAACCTCGGGCTGATAGTTCGCGACGGCCGCCATCGCGTTTGCCGAACGTGTTGAATACTCGGTTCCCTGCGAAGCTCGATCGAGAAACGAGATCGGATGAAGCTCAAGTGCGATGTCTCCCGATGCCGCCAGCTGAATGAGCATCTCGCCATTCGCAGCCTCGAACTGACCGCAGATCGGGCACATGTAGTCCAGGTACATGACGACGCTCACCGAATCCTTGTATGACGAGAAGTCTGTCGGCGTTGGGCTTCCGCCCTCTTTCATCGCCGCGGTCTCGACGGGAACAGGCTGCCCGCCTTCCGAGGTGAACAGGATGCCGTCGCTGGCCATGTTCTTTGGTCCGGCCGCCGCCGTTGCGGGCTTCATCGACGTGACAATGACAACGACGACAACGGCCACAACCGCAAGGATGATGATGCCGATTCCGCCCTGCCATGCCCAGCGCACACGCCGTTCGCGCTTCTCGTGACGTTCGCGCTCCTGACGGGCGAGTTCGCGAATATGCTGTTGGCGCTGCTTCTTCGACGCTCCGGGTGATGGGGCATTGTTGGGCTTTTTGCTCACGGCTCATCCTGGTCGGGGGCGGGGAGGTTGTCAGTGCAACAATACGCCAGGTGGGTATGCGTCACATGTGTGGGCGCTGAAAGACGGGCGGATGCCGTGAGGCTACTTCGCCTTCTCACTCGACGTGCCGGTTGGCGTCGGTGTCGGTGTTCCGGTCGACTCCTTTGAGTCTTTCGCCTCTTTCTCGTTCGCGGCGATGACCTGCGAGATGAACGAGAGCAGGTCGGTTGACTCGTCGTTCTTGCCCGTGAACTTCTCGCCATGAACAAGCACGAGCGGCGAATGAGCCACATTCTTCACGTCGGTGCTCTGCAGCGGTCCGTTTGCCGCGGCTTCGCTCACGGTTGCCACCCAGTTGGCGTAGCGGTCATCGTTGATGCATGTTGTGACGTCGGTGTTCTCGCCGCCCAACGCTGTCGTTACGGCCTTCGAGACTCCGGCCTTGTCGATGGGGGTGTCGGTGACAGTGGGGTTTGCATCGAGCAGTGCCGTGTTGACAGCGAGAAAGTTCGTCGGCGCGAAGTTTGCGACGCACGCAGCTGCGTTTGCCGCGAGAGTTGAGTAGTTTTCTGTCGCGTCGTCGTATTGGTCGAGAGCGATCGGCTTCACCTCGAGCTGCACGAACCCGTAGGTCACCCACTGCTGAATCTGTTCGCCATTCGTCGCGAAGAACGCAGCGGCGTCCTTGCTGCCGTAGTCGACATAGATCGTGATCGGAACGATGCCCGTGTCGGGCGTAGGGGCGGATGCCGCGGGTTCAAGCCACCCGTGTGCTCCCGTGGGTGTCGCAGCGACTGCCTGCCCATCTCCCGTGAGTACGATTCCGTCGCTCGCCATGTTCTGCGGGCCCTCGTTTGCCAGTCGCAGCTGCGTCCACACGACGAGTCCGACGGCAGCGATGATCGCCACGATCAGCAGAATCAGGCCCGAGATGCCCAGTGCCTTGCGTCGTTTGCGTCGCTTGCGATCGGCCTCACGCTTGATGCGGGCCATCTCTCGCTGCAGCTCGCGCCGCTCCTTCTTCGTGAGAGAGGCGAGTTGCTTTTTGTCGATCGTCATGCGGCTGCGTCGTCCTTGTCGTGGCGGGAGTCTCCGCAGGAAGTGTAACCGGTTGGCGCCCTCAACTCAGATTCCGGGGTAAACCTGATGCCTATCCATAGTGCTCGACAAGCTTGCTCCCGAGTTCGGCGAGGGCACGCCGCACGTCGAGCGGGCCGAGAACGTCGATCGCTGTGGACCATCCCGCAAGCTGCTCGGCGAGTGCCTCGGTGCTTTGCGCGCGAGCCTCGACGCGTATGCGCCCATCACCTGAAGCATCCGTAACCGTGACTTGTGCGCCGAAACGACTGATGAATGCCGAAGCTGCGTACGTGGAGACCATGACGTCTGCAGTGGACGAGCCTCGCAGCGCCTCAACCTCAGCGACGGAATCGGCCCACGCACGGTGCAGATCGAACCCCGCAGGCGGCGATGCAGCGGTGTCGAGAACGTCGAGCTCGCGAATACGGTCCACCCGATACATTCGCGGTTTGTCGCCGGGGTCTGCGAGCAGGTACCAGCTTCCGCCTCGCGCAGCGACGCCAAGCGGCGTCGTCGTAACAGGGCGGCTCGTGCGGTACGAGATCGTGACGGCGCGCCCGCGGGCGATCGCTTGCTGAAGCACCACCACCTCGGGCGGAGTTGTGCTCGGCGCATCTCCCCAGGCGTCGCCGTTGTCGATAGTCGATCCAATGGCTCGCTCGGCGGAACTACGAAAGGTTGCGGGCAGTGCGGCAAGAAGTTTGCGTATGGCCGACGCG
The Paramicrobacterium chengjingii DNA segment above includes these coding regions:
- a CDS encoding MFS transporter gives rise to the protein MSTPSRATPRTPPSRQKPPALGGRTWTALVIVGLVGQLAWTVENMYLNVFVYNTITDDPNVIALLVALSAITATAATMLIGAASDRARRRRPFIAFGYVLWGLSTAAFGFVQPNAAPGAQPAANAVVLAIIAIVVLDCIMSFFGSGANDAAFNAWVTEATVPANRGRVDGVLAIMPLMAMLLIFGALDPLTQAGEWTLFFGIIGLLTAVIGVAAWFLVRDSDSIQTTTDGYFAATLHGLRQSTIHANPRLYLTLVAWAIIGTSTQVFIPYLIIYLQRYLRIDGYALILGSVLTLAAVISVLGGRVIDRVGKRRAIVPATALMVVGLVGMFVVRDMMLIIVFGTLMMGGFMVTVAAISATVRDHTPSDRVGMVQGLRMIAAVLIPMVAGPFIGAAVITGANETYVDLGVVKQVPTPWIFVAAAAVAVFVVIPVALLTRRERNPDKVDA
- a CDS encoding helix-turn-helix transcriptional regulator, whose protein sequence is MRADRLIRVLFVLQARESVTAAQLAEELEVSVATARRDLDALTMSGVPVYSQPGRGGGWRLLGGARTNLTGLTEPETTALFALLGQTHGGATEAASAIRKLLAALPATFRSSAERAIGSTIDNGDAWGDAPSTTPPEVVVLQQAIARGRAVTISYRTSRPVTTTPLGVAARGGSWYLLADPGDKPRMYRVDRIRELDVLDTAASPPAGFDLHRAWADSVAEVEALRGSSTADVMVSTYAASAFISRFGAQVTVTDASGDGRIRVEARAQSTEALAEQLAGWSTAIDVLGPLDVRRALAELGSKLVEHYG
- a CDS encoding DsbA family protein, whose product is MSKKPNNAPSPGASKKQRQQHIRELARQERERHEKRERRVRWAWQGGIGIIILAVVAVVVVVIVTSMKPATAAAGPKNMASDGILFTSEGGQPVPVETAAMKEGGSPTPTDFSSYKDSVSVVMYLDYMCPICGQFEAANGEMLIQLAASGDIALELHPISFLDRASQGTEYSTRSANAMAAVANYQPEVFLAANTAMFTSQPAENSEGLTDDEIWSILQSAGVTDENVKKAIDNETYSDWVAEATDRAMGGSDYSYLDTPAAVTGTPTVVINGVQYQGGIDDTSALAKAIQDAAAQSGGSGSEETPAE
- a CDS encoding thioredoxin domain-containing protein, translating into MTIDKKQLASLTKKERRELQREMARIKREADRKRRKRRKALGISGLILLIVAIIAAVGLVVWTQLRLANEGPQNMASDGIVLTGDGQAVAATPTGAHGWLEPAASAPTPDTGIVPITIYVDYGSKDAAAFFATNGEQIQQWVTYGFVQLEVKPIALDQYDDATENYSTLAANAAACVANFAPTNFLAVNTALLDANPTVTDTPIDKAGVSKAVTTALGGENTDVTTCINDDRYANWVATVSEAAANGPLQSTDVKNVAHSPLVLVHGEKFTGKNDESTDLLSFISQVIAANEKEAKDSKESTGTPTPTPTGTSSEKAK
- a CDS encoding DUF488 domain-containing protein, coding for MGVQIKRVYDDAAKADGFRVLVDRLWPRGVKKEAAELDEWLKNVAPSPDLRTWWNHDADRMDEFEKRYRSELDENDEVAKLRDIVAEHKTVTLVYAAKDTTVNHARVLRDFLAD